In one Mastacembelus armatus chromosome 19, fMasArm1.2, whole genome shotgun sequence genomic region, the following are encoded:
- the LOC113135488 gene encoding heparan sulfate glucosamine 3-O-sulfotransferase 6: MGCSKWRAAFNFGHLKVQSKLSVFFTMIVLFTYLFYCLNGYCDSLPRPVYDQQTNLQNKLTLNYGQEASQEQLGAYNASPASLVRDQLSDLLNSDVPSNNISVANNFGSKKFPQAIIIGVKKGGTRALLEFLRIHPDVRAVGAEPHFFDRFYDKGLEWYRNLMPRTLEGQITMEKTPSYFITKEAPRRVFTMSRHTKLIVVVRDPVTRAVSDYTQTLSKSPTLPSFQNLVFRNATTGLIDTSWSAVRIGIYAKHLENWLRFFPLSRFLFVSGERLVTDPAGEMGRVQDFLGLKRVVTDKHFYFNQTKGFPCLKKPEGSSRPRCLGKSKGRPHPQIPSEVLLRLRDFYRPFNLKFYQMTGQNFGWD; the protein is encoded by the exons ATGGGATGTAGTAAATGGAGAGCTGCGTTCAACTTCGGACACCTGAAGGTGCAGTCCAAGCTGTCCGTCTTCTTTACCATGATCGTTCTCTTCACGTACCTTTTTTACTGTCTCAACGGATACTGTGACTCCCTGCCCAGACCCGTGTACGACCAACAAACTAATCTCCAAAATAAATTGACCCTGAACTATGGACAAGAAGCGTCGCAGGAGCAGCTCGGCGCGTATAACGCGTCCCCGGCCTCGCTCGTCCGGGATCAGCTGTCGGACTTGTTGAACAGCGATGTTCCGTCCAACAACATCTCTGTCGCAAATAATTTCGGCAGCAAAAAGTTTCCTCAGGCCATCATCATCGGGGTGAAAAAAGGTGGCACTCGGGCTCTGCTGGAGTTCCTGCGCATCCATCCGGACGTGAGAGCCGTGGGCGCGGAGCCGCACTTCTTCGACCGCTTTTATGACAAAGGACTGGAGTGGTACAG GAACCTGATGCCTCGTACATTGGAGGGTCAGATCACCATGGAGAAGACCCCGAGTTACTTCATCACCAAAGAAGCCCCTCGACGCGTCTTCACCATGAGCCGCCACACTAAGCTTATCGTCGTGGTGCGTGACCCCGTGACCCGGGCTGTTTCTGATTACACCCAGACTCTGTCCAAATCTCCCACTCTTCCGTCCTTCCAGAACCTGGTCTTCCGCAATGCCACCACAGGCCTCATCGACACATCTTGGAGCGCCGTACGCATCGGCATCTATGCCAAGCACCTCGAGAACTGGCTGCGCTTCTTCCCGCTCTCACGTTTTCTATTTGTCAGCGGCGAACGCCTTGTGACAGACCCAGCAGGCGAGATGGGTCGGGTCCAGGACTTTCTAGGACTCAAACGCGTGGTGACAGATAAGCACTTCTATTTCAACCAGACCAAAGGTTTCCCTTGCCTAAAGAAGCCTGAGGGGAGCAGTAGGCCACGTTGCCTGGGGAAGTCAAAGGGCAGGCCCCATCCCCAGATCCCTTCTGAGGTCCTGCTTAGGCTCAGAGACTTCTACAGACCCTTCAATCTCAAATTCTACCAAATGACTGGCCAGAATTTTGGCTGGGACTGA